A window of Tripterygium wilfordii isolate XIE 37 chromosome 7, ASM1340144v1, whole genome shotgun sequence contains these coding sequences:
- the LOC120001630 gene encoding uncharacterized protein LOC120001630 isoform X2 has protein sequence MLELVLKSYEQKLEGCSAGVFSLRFSCLVLQPFSKFLRVHPIRKNGFHDLVNKLLEPLLHLLAILQLQSAANNSGWTRNLQKVGEEVLSHGLFHSVHIDGFLSLQGMEKYSVPTDGKSEDSKMVNKSYHRHLFDKLEKMAAAKKEFVLIGVGELFHILVDQVKKRNGASMLYTDSKVNGKSEDASRSVLDLSGHVSKMFSGSDSARPDKSYFPGNLNSGAKKSLINFFAHVMDPLLRHMNGYVQAKMEVGPLLLDAHCVLKSINSLLASFIREKLYVKAEDFSEGACLNFLKKIYDAIVSAASNLLCFSNQNMDVEMQKLLASLAKELLAALGYLLDIEYEVTGNDLTILWLIILSFLALGSSFTSAVDQCLLTSQILDLGCQLVKLYSELRQVENIVFSLCKGIRLIMTCDIDHEQSYASFLPCTTSPPYGTYRKSVEILLCSREFNLTVHKAIKSIPEGNAKECIRLLILDFSESMAWMKEGCSLAGGKELGGLNVESSSMLGFDQQAELFGRGLSEMYALVVDSLIVTTGNSSLVADSIEDLMNVIRPYMCNLVGELNAANDFLFFVVGSAFDYEVGENSSSMLKFRASSHWVFVFFFRMYISCRNLYRQTISLMAPDKARKKSAAMGDSFTAFSGRDWIEKTDWTKEGYFSWILQPSNSLLTVIQSVSDIYLKDGISDCFPVIPVFLMMALQRLVDLNRQIKSLDYLLQTNDLLQLDSLDDGELSSLRKKNKKWRRRLSVLKQEAVSLTEFMMGYLPMLSSDPSSIFFSDDAACTNALVQNLQESDKWDFGLGTLTMKSLPTAIWWILCQNTDIWGAHAAKRKLKMFLSLLICASLPSMRNGFAETGKHPVDKAGLLKLTLHQISSELLSDAILYENKFVCRHLPSRFCHILEKSVLPLFNNLPDGDLDFDSSPNWAEVLSALENSSRLVSSRKSSIHDFSQEKLIACSSDKLPSGICQEQKALKLTGDVKFTDCRSLLDLLCWMPKGYMNSRSFPLYATYILNLERLIVRSLLECQDALSSHANYELLKLLVSCRRVLKYLLMEFCEKTEASQCLLIPFFSESSFIILWLFKSVSVVIRLQEALLGKNSDKGRETMFSLIDHTSHVLLTLSRYQFRDTVHSLLAAGSSSVEDCCSGVAHEQNYSIKDMEICKSVSHIAESLKEQMQNLHTLKGSFSCEEVEVSWAVVYINQLSCIVSCFSGLFWGLASVLNCRDAEASKEKVKSRKRKCKDISELDIHINVFSDFVSLFLQMFVIEDHEQPWNSYNAHSLQESDNKFGSLDSGASLLKKFDETDILCCEEHLQTGAAVTCLASSVMNDDSPNARGHTCGSQLENTKCPSSILGEVDPYECVCLNKHFLRSFLKGDHPEFAFLLRELLIAFAAILRLNLKIRYTPLFSKLVPIFIGISEVLLLEFANMTEMPLTFSFVWLDGILKYLEEIASQFPLTNPTLTRNLYARLIVLHLKALGKCIFLQGKEATLASHETESSTKTLASQMGSSEAGFAHGKSFLDEFKARLRMSFKVLIKNASELHMLSAIQAIERALVGVQEDGTVIYNIKTGSIGGGKVSPIVAAGIDCLDLVLEYASGRKHLSVVKRHIQGFIAGLFNIILHLQNPLIFYERTVDSKIDSCPDQGSVILMCVEVLTRISGKHSLFQMDSWHVGQALHIPAALFQDFHQLGRSEAPVPSHFSLVSNNQDCDSAASLNPSVVDRQFSVELFAACCRLLYTVLKHHKSESEQCIVLLEESTCVLLYCLETVDTSSPVGKECFSWKVQEGVKCASFLRRIYEELRQQKDVFGRHCFNFLSAYIWVYSGYGPLKTGIKREIDEALRPGVYALIDTCSADDLQYLHTAFGEGPCRNTLATLKHDYKMNFQYGGKV, from the exons A TGCTTGAGCTTGTGCTTAAAAGTTACGAACAGAAACTTGAGGGTTGCAGCGCTGGTGTTTTCTCGCTCCGGTTCTCTTGTTTGGTTCTTCAGCCATTCTCCAAATTTTTGAGGGTccaccctattagaaaaaatGGATTCCATGATCTCGTAAATAAGTTACTAGAGCCACTGCTGCACTTATTGGCGATATTGCAATTACAGAGTGCTGCAAATAATTCTGGTTGGACAAGAAACTTACAAAAGGTGGGGGAGGAAGTTTTATCTCATGGATTGTTTCATTCAGTCCATATCGATGGATTTTTGAGCTTACAGGGAATGGAGAAGTATTCTGTGCCCACTGATGGAAAATCGGAAGACTCAAAAATGGTTAATAAGAGTTATCATAGACATTTATTTGATAAACTGGAAAAGATGGCTGCTGCAAAGAAGGAATTCGTATTGATTGGAGTAGGAGAACTTTTTCACATACTTGTTGATCAGGTGAAAAAGCGGAATGGAGCTTCAATGCTGTACACAGATAGCAAAGTTAATGGAAAATCAGAGGATGCAAGCCGTTCTGTATTGGATTTATCAGGTCATGTGTCTAAAATGTTCTCTGGAAGTGACAGTGCAAGGCCTGATAAGAGTTACTTCCCAGGAAATTTAAATTCTGGAGCAAAAAAATCacttattaatttttttgctCACGTTATGGATCCTCTTTTGCGCCACATGAATGGCTATGTTCAAGCTAAAATGGAAGTTGGCCCTCTATTGTTGGATGCCCATTGCGTGCTCAAATCCATCAATAGTTTACTTGCTAGCTTCATAAGGGAAAAGTTATACGTAAAAGCAGAGGATTTCTCTGAAGGAGCTTGCCTTAATTTCTTAAAGAAGATTTATGATGCAATTGTGTCAGCTGCTTCCAATTTGCTCTGTTTTTCGAACCAGAATATGGATGTTGAGATGCAGAAATTGTTAGCTTCATTAGCTAAAGAGCTACTTGCCGCTTTAGGATATCTTTTGGATATTGAATATGAAGTCACTGGGAATGATTTAACAATTTTATGGCTtataattctttcttttctggcCCTTGGCTCCTCATTTACAAGTGCTGTGGATCAGTGCCTGTTAACTTCTCAGATATTGGACCTTGGATGCCAGCTGGTTAAGCTCTATAGTGAACTTCGCCAG GTGGAGAACATTGTGTTTTCCCTATGTAAAGGTATCAGGCTTATAATGACATGTGACATTGATCATGAACAAAGTTATGCAAGTTTCTTGCCCTGCACAACTTCTCCACCTTATGGAACATATAGGAAGTCTGTAGAAATTCTATTATGCTCACGGGAGTTTAACCTTACTGTCCACAAAGCTATAAAGTCCATACCAGAAGGGAATGCAAAAGAATGTATTCGGCTGCTAATTTTAGATTTCTCAGAGTCCATGGCATGGATGAAAGAAGGTTGTTCATTGGCTGGTGGAAAGGAATTGGGAGGACTTAATGTGGAAAGTTCTAGCATGCTGGGTTTCGATCAGCAAGCAGAACTATTTGGAAGGGGATTATCGGAAATGTATGCTTTGGTGGTAGATTCACTGATTGTCACCACGGGGAACAGTAGCCTAGTTGCAGATTCTATCGAGGACCTGATGAATGTAATCCGCCCATACATGTGTAATTTGGTTGGGGAACTGAATGCTGCTAATGACTTCCTTTTCTTTGTCGTAGGAAGTGCTTTTGACTATGAGGTGGGTGAAAACAGTAGTAGTATGTTGAAATTTAGAGCATCCAGTCATTGGGTCTTTGTATTCTTCTTTCGAATGTACATTTCTTGTCGAAACTTATATAGGCAAACTATCAGCCTCATGGCTCCAGATAAAGCAAGAAAGAAGTCTGCAGCAATGGGGGATTCATTTACAGCCTTTTCTGGAAGGGATTGGATAGAAAAAACTGACTGGACCAAGGAGGGTTATTTTTCTTGGATTCTGCAGCCTTCAAATTCTCTTCTTACTGTCATCCAGTCTGTATCTGACATTTATCTTAAGGATGGAATCTCAGATTGCTTTCCTGTGATTCCTGTATTTCTGATGATGGCCCTTCAAAGGCTTGTTGATTTGAACAGGCAGATAAAGTCTTTAGACTATTTATTGCAAACAAATGATCTTCTTCAGCTTGATTCGCTTGATGATGGTGAGTTGTCATCGTTgcggaagaaaaacaaaaagtggAGAAGGCGTTTATCGGTTCTTAAGCAAGAGGCAGTGAGTCTAACTGAATTCATGATGGGTTACCTTCCAATGTTGAGTAGTGATCCGTCGTCGATCTTCTTTTCTGATGATGCAGCTTGTACGAATGCACTTGTTCAAAATCTACAGGAAAGTGATAAATGGGATTTTGGTCTTGGCACTTTGACCATGAAGTCATTGCCCACTGCCATATGGTGGATTCTTTGCCAAAATACTGATATTTGGGGCGCTCATGCTGCTAAAAGGAAGTTGAAAATGTTCCTCTCACTCTTGATCTGTGCTTCCCTTCCCTCTATGAGAAACGGCTTTGCAGAGACTGGAAAGCACCCTGTTGACAAAGCTGGTTTGCTGAAACTAACTTTGCATCAAATATCATCAGAGCTTCTAAGTGATGCCATTCTGTATGAAAATAAA TTTGTTTGCAGGCATTTGCCATCAAGGTTTTGCCATATATTGGAGAAATCAGTGCTACCATTATTTAATAACCTTCCAGATGGGGATTTAGATTTTGATTCATCACCAAATTGGGCAGAGgttttgagtgctcttgaaaactCATCAAGGCTTGTGTCAAGCAGGAAGTCTAGCATCCATGATTTTTCACAGGAAAAGCTTATTGCTTGTTCATCCGATAAGTTACCTAGTGGAATTTGCCAAGAACAGAAAGCCCTTAAATTAACAGGAGATGTGAAGTTTACAGATTGTCGAAGTTTGCTTGATCTTTTGTGTTGGATGCCAAAAGGATATATGAACTCCAGATCGTTCCCACTATATGCTACCTATATACTCAACCTTGAAAG gCTCATTGTTCGCAGCTTATTAGAATGCCAGGATGCACTATCCTCACATGCAAATTATGAGCTCTTGAAATTGCTTGTTTCCTGTCGGAGGGTTTTGAAGTATCTACTCATGGAATTCTGCGAGAAAACAGAAGCTAGCCAATGCCTACTTATTCCATTTTTCTCTGAGAGCTCATTCATTATTTTATGGCTTTTCAAGTCAGTCTCTGTGGTGATCAGGCTTCAAGAAGCCTTATTAGGAAAAAATTCTGATAAAGGTAGAGAAACGATGTTCTCATTGATTGATCATACATCTCATGTGCTTTTGACACTAAGCAGATATCAGTTTCGCGACACAGTTCATTCCCTTTTGGCTGCTGGGAGCTCTTCTGTAGAAGACTGCTGCTCTGGCGTTGCCCATGAGCAGAATTACTCTATCAAAGATATGGAAATTTGTAAAAGTGTGTCCCATATAGCTGAGAGTTTAAAGGAACAGATGCAAAACTTACATACTTTAAAAGGTTCCTTTTCTTGTGAGGAAGTGGAAGTTAGTTGGGCTGTTGTATATATAAACCAATTATCTTGCATAGTTTCTTGCTTTAGTGGGTTGTTTTGGGGCTTAGCATCTGTTTTGAACTGTAGAGATGCGGAAGCTAGCAAAGAAAAAGTGAAATCTCGAAAACGGAAATGCAAAGATATATCTGAACTTGATATTCACATAAATGTGTTCTCAGATTTTGTTAGCCTCTTCTTACAGATGTTTGTTATTGAGGATCATGAACAGCCTTGGAATTCATATAATGCTCACAGTCTTCAAGAGTCTGACAACAAGTTTGGTTCATTGGATTCAGGTGCATCCTTgctaaaaaaatttgatgagaCTGACATTTTATGTTGTGAAGAGCACTTACAAACTGGAGCAGCAGTAACCTGCTTGGCGTCATCTGTCATGAATGATGATTCTCCCAATGCTCGTGGTCATACGTGTGGCTCACAGCTGGAGAACACAAAATGCCCTTCCAGTATTCTTGGCGAGGTTGACCCATACGAATGCGTATGCTTAAATAAGCATTTTTTGCGAAGTTTTCTGAAGGGTGATCATCCCGAATTTGCATTTTTGCTCCGAGAGCTACTGATTGCTTTTGCAGCTATCTTGAGGCTAAATTTGAAAATTAGGTATACTCCTTTGTTTTCCAAGTTGGTGCCAATTTTTATTGGCATTTCAGAAGTCTTGTTGTTAGAGTTTGCAAACATGACCGAGATGCCACTGACCTTTTCATTTGTCTGGTTAGATGGTATTCTGAAGTATTTGGAAGAAATAGCAAGTCAGTTTCCCTTGACTAATCCTACCTTGACCAGAAATCTGTATGCCAGACTAATTGTCTTGCATTTGAAGGCGTTAGGGAAGTGCATCTTTTTACAGGGAAAAGAAGCTACTTTAGCTTCTCATGAGACAGAGTCGAGTACCAAGACACTTGCTAGCCAAATGGGATCATCTGAAGCAGGTTTTGCACATGGGAAATCCTTCTTGGATGAATTTAAAGCAAGGTTGAGGATGTCATTCAAAGTGCTCATAAAGAATGCATCAGAGTTGCATATGCTGTCTGCCATACAGGCTATAGAGAGAGCACTAGTGGGGGTGCAGGAAGACGGTACAGTAATATATAACATAAAAACTGGAAGCATAGGTGGTGGAAAAGTGTCCCCCATTGTTGCTGCCGGCATTGATTGCTTGGATCTTGTTCTGGAATATGCTTCAG GTCGCAAACACTTGAGTGTTGTTAAAAGACACATTCAGGGTTTTATTGCTGGTTTGTTCAACATAATTCTGCACTTGCAGAATCCATTAATTTTTTATGAGAGGACGGTTGATAGTAAAATTGACAGTTGTCCAGATCAAGGATCAGTTATTCTTATGTGTGTTGAGGTACTAACAAGAATTTCTGGAAAACATTCTTTGTTTCAAATGGACTCCTGGCATGTTGGGCAGGCTCTACATATACCTGCTGCACTCTTTCAAGATTTTCATCAACTTGGACGCTCTGAGGCTCCAGTTCCATCACACTTTTCCTTAGTTTCCAACAACCAAGACTGTGATTCTGCTGCCAGCTTGAATCCATCTGTTGTAGATCGGCAATTCTCCGTAGAACTCTTTGCTGCTTGCTGCCGGTTATTGTACACAGTTTTGAAGCATCACAAAAG TGAGAGTGAACAGTGCATCGTTCTACTTGAGGAATCTACCTGTGTACTTCTTTATTGTTTGGAGACAGTGGATACTAGTTCTCCAGTCGGAAAAGAGTGCTTTTCATGGAAAGTGCAGGAGGGAGTAAAGTGCGCATCTTTTCTCCGACGGATTTATGAAGAG TTAAGACAACAGAAAGATGTCTTTGGGCGGCactgtttcaattttttatccGCTTACATATGGGTTTATTCGGGATATGGTCCTCTTAAAACTGGCATCAAGAG GGAGATAGATGAAGCTCTGAGACCTGGTGTCTATGCTTTAATTGATACTTGCTCAGCTGATGATCTTCAGTATCTTCATACTGCATTTGGTG AGGGACCTTG